The following DNA comes from Rhodopirellula bahusiensis.
CGCTTTCATTCGAATCATCCGGCACAGCAAAGGAAGCCAAGCCGAAATCGAGAATCTTGATCGTGACGTCCGACAATTCAGAGGCATCATCACTGGAGCCCTCATCCGCGGTGGACATCATCAGGTTCGGTGGTTTGATGTCGCGATGGACCATGCCGTTTTCAAAGGCGTGCTGCAAGCCAGTAGCAACCTGCACGACGTACTCGCAGGCAACAGGAACGGACAAACGTCCTCGCTGCTTCACCAGTTCAGCCAGATCGATCCCATCAACATGCTCCATCACCAACAGATGTAGCTCTCCGACTTGTTCGGCGTCGAAGGCGGCGACGATATTGGGGTGAGCCAATCGAGCAGCGGCTTTGACTTCGCGTTGGAAACGTTGGATCGCCTTTGCGTTTCGAATCAATTCAGGTTTGATGACTTTGATTGCCACCAAGCGATCCATCAGGCGATGTCGTGCTTTGTAGACACTACCCATACCGCCTTGTCCGATTACACCGAGCACTTCGTAGCGTGGATGCGAGACAAGCTCAGCGGAAACGGAAGACAACGGTGAAGTGTCTTCATTGGCGAGTGAAAACCCTGAATCCTCACCGACCGCTAGATTTTCGTCAGCCGTTTCGCGTTCGCCAAAATTTTCAGAATCCGAATGCGGAGAGGGGGCGGTCATCAAAGACTTCGAAATACGTGGGGGATATTTCTTCGCGAGATTCGATGATAGCCGATCCGGAAGTGCTTTGGTGACAGGAGTCGTTGGATAGTGCGGGCGTATTCAATGGTAGCTGCCCGGCTCTTCGTTTCGATACCACGAAGTGGTGAACCCAGGTGTCTTCAAGTGGGTTGGCCGATCGAAGATATGGTGTGGCAGTTGGCATCCGCAGGCATGAGGTCAATCATGAGACACGAGTCACGTTCGATTTACTATTCGAAACCAAACGATCTGCCCGGCGATACTTGAGCCAAGCACGGGCTACGCCGAGTTTCGGAAGGAGCTTGAGGGATCGTATCGTTGCTGGCCAAGATCTCTTGTTTGCCCCAGTATGCTGCGAAGCAAGTACGAAACGGCGGACGATGACCGCGAACCGATCTTTGAGTTGAAGGTTCCCAAGGAAGCCGCTGAATGTGTTCAACAGGAAGGGGACTTCAGAGATCGGTGGGACTTCGGTGGTGTTGGAACCACGAAGGACGCGAAGAGCACGAAGTGGTGGTTCGATCGTGCTGTGACGGATTCCTTTTTGCGGGCAACATTGAAAACCCGGTGCTGGCTGGCGTAGGCCGGAACTGCGTCGCGTTGCTCCTTGGTACGGCCTACTTCACAGACAGTTGCCATCCATCTGAAAGATCACACCAGGTCTGGATTGGTCCGTCCCGTTTGGCCTTTGGCTCCGATATTTGTTGGAACTGACTTAGGCTTTGCCGGATGTGTCGGGGCCCAGAGCGCAACTTGAAAACGCGTCGACTTGGGATCTCTGTTTGAGGCTTCGCTACAGTCGTGGTTTGGGCGGTTGGACCGCCGGTTGCCAGGGGGCGATGCCGTCGAGCTTGGTCGCTCTTGAAAACACTTTGCTGCCGCAGGTGACGTACAGCGTGGACATGTTCTCACCGGCCAGAACGCAGTTGGAGAGCTTGCCCGACAAACTGGGGCGCGAAAGGATCAGATGGACTCGGCCGGGCGGGTCGATGATTTGAATGCCCAGCTTGGTGGCGACCAAGAGTGATCCATCCTTTGTCATCGTGACTCCGTCGGCCCCGCCGATCATGTCGTCTTGCGGCGTGTGGACGTAACTGTAGGGCTGGCCGTACAAGAGTTTTCCCGTCGCGGCGTCGATTTTGTAGGACCACACGTAGCGGCCTTCTGCATCGACGACCATCAAGAATCGTCGGTCAGGCGTGACGATCAATCCGTTTGGTTTCTTGGGTCCTTTGCCGGCTTGGATTGGCTTGCCGTCACCTCGGGGTTTGCCGTCGGCATCGATCGGCAAGTACCAGACGGCTTGTTCGGTGGGACCGGTGAAGTAGATGCCATGTTCCAGCACAACCAAGTCGTTGCAGGAAACGCCCGAGCACAGATCAGTGCGTCGGCCATCGGGGTCGATTCGCGTCACGGTCAGGGCTTTGTTCCGTGCGCAGTAAAGACGGCCGGCCGCGTCGTACATCAACGCGCTAACGCCCGGCAGGTCGTCAACAAACTTGGTCGCCTTGTTCGTGCCGGCGGCGATCTTCCAGATTTCGCCTCGTGGTCCATCGATGTAGGACACGTCGCCGCTGGGCGCGACGGCGGGGCCCTCGGTGTACTTGTGGCCTTCACTGACCAGTTTCCACGATTCGCCTTCGATCAAGCGGTCTTTGATTTCAGGATGTTCTGAAACGTTGGTTTCGATGGGACGATCGAAATCTTTCCACAGCCATTTCATTGCATCGGGAAAGATCGCTGCGCCGTGTTTGCCGTTGTGGCCACCTTCACCCCAGACGTTTTTGACTTGATAGCCGGCCCACTGCAGCGATGCCAACATCGTTTGGTTGGCATGCCACCAACTGCCGCCGTAGATGTTCAAGTCATTGCTGCCGTCTTGCAAAAATACTCGCAGCGGTTTGGGTTCGTGTTTGCGAACCAGGGTTGGGTATTCGTTTCCGCCTCGCAGCCCAACATAGGTGCCAACGGTGCTGAAGACTCGGCGGAACTGATCACTCCGGTGCCAGGCCACACCGAACGCCGCGATCGCGCCACTGCTGCTGCCACCGAGGGCTCGCAGGTTGGGATCGTCGGTGATCGCATAGGATTTGCGGACTTCGGGGATCAACTCATCGATAAGGAACGAAGCGTAGCGATCGCTCACGGTGTCGTATTCAAAGCTGCGATTGAAACGATCCTGAGCCCCCTCGCCACCGGGAACGACACCGGGGTTCACGCAGACGGCAATCGTGACCGGCATTTCGCCGCGATGGATCAGGTTGTCGAAGACATGGTGCAATCGATACTCGCCCTTTTCGCGGACGTACTTGGCACCGTCCTGCATGACCATCAACGCGGCCGGGGAGGACTCGTCGTATTGGGCGGGCACGTAAACGAAGTAGTCGCGTTCGGTGCCTGGATAGACCGTGCTGTCGGTGAATCGATGGGCCGTCACCACTCCTCGGGGAACGCCTTCCTTCGCCACGGTGTCGGGGTGAACTGGATAGCTCTCTTGGGCCAACGTTACCATCGCGGGCAGCAGGAACAAGATGAACGAGATTCGTGCACTGGCTCCTGAGAGGAATCTGGCTCCGGCGAGGAGTGGGAGGAAGGATCTGGCTCGTCGTGATTGGACGCGGCGGTGAATTGCGAATGTCATGTCAATTCGTGGATGGGGGGAGAATGTTCTGGGGAGAGTTGGAGGGGGCCACCAAGATAGTCGAGGCGAAGCGGTTTTGCGTCGCGGTGGCAAATGGGAATGCGTCGTGCCGTGGGCGATTTCGGACATTTCAGAAATTTTCTCGGTCATGAACTGGACCGTCTTGTTAAGTAACGGTGTGAGCACTTCTCTGGACGGAGGATGGAATGGACGAAACCGCACGACAGGCAACTCGGCAATGGACACTGGCACAGCCCGCTGTTTCGGCGTTTGTGACGTCGATGGTTCGTGATTTCCGTGATCGCGATGATGTGCTGCAGGAAGTCGCCGTCGCTGTGATCGAGTCGTATGACTCCTATGATCCCGAGCTTCCGTTCGTGCCCTGGGCGATCGGTGTCGCTCGCAATCAGGTGAGTTTGTACATGCGAAACCGACGGAAAGACCTGTTGGTGTTCGACGACGATGCGATCGCTTGTCTGGCGATCGCGATTCCAACCGTGGCTCAGCAAGAATCAGCGAAACTGGATTTTGTTACGGAATGCCTGGGCGGTTTGGAGAACCGTGCTCGTCACCTGTTCGAGTTGCGATATCAGAAAGACATGAAGCCCGCGGCCATTGCCGAACGAGTGGACATGTCAGCGAATTCCGTCGCCAAGGCACTCCAACGAATTCGAGATCGCGTGAGAACATGTGTTGAACGCAAGAGTCTGGAGGCGATGTCATGAGCTTTGCCAGCGAAGATTTGATTGATGGCTACTTGGACGAATCGCTGTCGCAGGAACAATTTCAGCAACTGAATCAGTGGATCAAGTCCGACCCGCTGAACGCTCAGCGGTTTGCCTCGGCGATGTTGCTGCATGATCGGCTTCGCAATGACTTCACGACGAAGGAATTCACGACGAACGAGTTCATAGCTGAGCATTCCATGACCGGGCAATCGACAGCCGGGCAATCCACGGTCAATGATCCAGGGCCCGAGCAAGCAGACGAGCGGCCCAACGTGGTCGCTCCGACCAGTCACTCTAGAAACGTTTGGGGGCAATCCGCGATAGCGTTGGCGACGACCGCGTGCTTGGTGTTGATCAGCGTCGCTCTGCTTTGGAATGGCTTGGGGACCACTTCGGCATCCGCAGCGGTGATGGAACTCAACCGCATCATCGCGGCCAACCGCCAGTCATTGGATCGGACGTTCTTGATTTCCGTGGAAGAGAGCGCGGCTCAAAAAGATCTAAGACGCGATTCGCCGGAGTATCGACGCCCGCCGAAGCCTTCTTTGAACAACGCGATCTTGGATGTTCGAGGTTCGGATCAGTTCGTGTTGAAGCGGGAAGTGGAGCCAGGTGTCTTCTTCGTCACCGGCAGCAACGGCACGACCAGTTGGGCGGTTCGTCCGGACGGACCGGTTCGCCTGAGCAACGACCTGACGCGATTCAATCGAGACTTGCCCGGGCACGAACGATCGCTACCGATCAACAACATCGAAGACGGTTTGGACGCCTTGTACACCGCCTATGAGTTGAAATTGTTGCCGGTGGAAGGCCAAACAAACGAGGTCCACGAACAGGACGTCGAAGCTGACACGGCGACCAGTCGGCGGATGGTGGCCTTTAAAAGGCGAGGTTACTTGGGTCCGGAACGAGTTGAAATTCTTTACACCGCATCCAGTGGCCAGATTCGTGAGATGCGATTTGTCGACATGCCCTACGGACGGAACATCGTCACGCTGAAGATGACTTTGATGGAGGAACAGACGTTTGCTGCGGACCATTTTGATCATGAATCCCATCACGACCCGAAACGCATTGTGGAGTTTGAATAGATGAACAGGAAACGAATTCTAAAACCCGCCTTGGGTTTGGCCGCTCTCGTTTGCGTGACCGCCGTCACCAGTTTCGTTTGGATGCAGGCGGGCTACAGCCAGGGAGAGAGTCGAGGC
Coding sequences within:
- a CDS encoding SMP-30/gluconolactonase/LRE family protein, producing the protein MTFAIHRRVQSRRARSFLPLLAGARFLSGASARISFILFLLPAMVTLAQESYPVHPDTVAKEGVPRGVVTAHRFTDSTVYPGTERDYFVYVPAQYDESSPAALMVMQDGAKYVREKGEYRLHHVFDNLIHRGEMPVTIAVCVNPGVVPGGEGAQDRFNRSFEYDTVSDRYASFLIDELIPEVRKSYAITDDPNLRALGGSSSGAIAAFGVAWHRSDQFRRVFSTVGTYVGLRGGNEYPTLVRKHEPKPLRVFLQDGSNDLNIYGGSWWHANQTMLASLQWAGYQVKNVWGEGGHNGKHGAAIFPDAMKWLWKDFDRPIETNVSEHPEIKDRLIEGESWKLVSEGHKYTEGPAVAPSGDVSYIDGPRGEIWKIAAGTNKATKFVDDLPGVSALMYDAAGRLYCARNKALTVTRIDPDGRRTDLCSGVSCNDLVVLEHGIYFTGPTEQAVWYLPIDADGKPRGDGKPIQAGKGPKKPNGLIVTPDRRFLMVVDAEGRYVWSYKIDAATGKLLYGQPYSYVHTPQDDMIGGADGVTMTKDGSLLVATKLGIQIIDPPGRVHLILSRPSLSGKLSNCVLAGENMSTLYVTCGSKVFSRATKLDGIAPWQPAVQPPKPRL
- a CDS encoding sigma-70 family RNA polymerase sigma factor, whose amino-acid sequence is MDETARQATRQWTLAQPAVSAFVTSMVRDFRDRDDVLQEVAVAVIESYDSYDPELPFVPWAIGVARNQVSLYMRNRRKDLLVFDDDAIACLAIAIPTVAQQESAKLDFVTECLGGLENRARHLFELRYQKDMKPAAIAERVDMSANSVAKALQRIRDRVRTCVERKSLEAMS
- a CDS encoding anti-sigma factor; the protein is MSFASEDLIDGYLDESLSQEQFQQLNQWIKSDPLNAQRFASAMLLHDRLRNDFTTKEFTTNEFIAEHSMTGQSTAGQSTVNDPGPEQADERPNVVAPTSHSRNVWGQSAIALATTACLVLISVALLWNGLGTTSASAAVMELNRIIAANRQSLDRTFLISVEESAAQKDLRRDSPEYRRPPKPSLNNAILDVRGSDQFVLKREVEPGVFFVTGSNGTTSWAVRPDGPVRLSNDLTRFNRDLPGHERSLPINNIEDGLDALYTAYELKLLPVEGQTNEVHEQDVEADTATSRRMVAFKRRGYLGPERVEILYTASSGQIREMRFVDMPYGRNIVTLKMTLMEEQTFAADHFDHESHHDPKRIVEFE